GTTGACCTGCTCTGCGATCTGAAGAGTCTCTTCTGTTGGCTTTTCCTGATCCATGAGCGACTTTTTCCTCTATTATGTCGGCAAGTGAGATAGTGATCAAGTTATGGTTTCCCCGCTTATAGGTCTGGAGTGGAGCAGTAGCTGCATCGGCATCAGCGGCGACGCAAGGCGCGCTCCATCTCGCGACGGGCATCGCGCTCAGCGATAGCCTCTCGCTTGTCGTAGAGCTTGCGCCCGCGGCAGAGGCCCAGCTCAACCTTGGCGAGGCCGCCTTTGAGGTAGAGCTTCAGAGGGATGAGAGTCATTCCTTTCTGGCTGACCTTGCCGAGAAGCTGGTTGATCTCGCGGCGGTGCAGCAGCAACTTGCGAGGGCGCAGCGGATCATGATTGTAGATATTTCCATGCTCGTAGGGGGCGATATGCATATGTTCCAGCCACAGCTCGCCGTTTCTGCTGATAGCGTAGGCGCCGCGTAGATTGACCTTGCCAGCGCGAATCGACTTAATCTCGGTGCCGGCCAGAGCGATCCCGGCCTCTACCGTGCGCTCCACATCGTAGTCATGGTAGGCCTGGCGATTGACAGTGATCACTTGAATCGGCTTGCCATCGCCCTGCGTCGGCTTTTTAGTTGTCGCCTGCCTTGCCAACTGCTTCGTCATAGGACCTCCTCCGAGTGCCAGCTCCCCTTGACACACTGACAAAAGCTGTCTACTAGTATAACAGCAATGTCGTTAGGAACATCTTCACAGCGACCCCGCATGGAGAAGAATGCGGAGTGAGGGGCGAGCGGCTCGGCAGCCCTGACTGAGCCGTCAGATCTGGCAGCACAGCCAGTCTGCCAGGCATAGCCCCCAGGTGAGGAAGAGTATACATGCAGAAACCGAGAAGGTCAATTTTTTATGCGCTGGGCCAGGCGACCGTTCGGGCACGGTGGCTGATCCTTCTGCTCTGGATGCTCCTGGCCCTCGTTGCCCTACCTTTTGCGCCGCAGGCCGGCCAGGTCTTGCAGCCGGGAGGATTGCTCAGTCCTGATGCTGAGTCGCAGCGAGCGCTTGATCTGCTCACCAGCAAGCTTCATCTCAATCCGACGGTTGTCCAGGTAATTTTCATCAGCCAGCGCTATCGGGCGGACAGCCCGCAATTTATCCAGCAGATGCAGCAAGCGCTCGCCGAGGTGCGGAGCTGGTCTCAAGTAGCAGGAGTCGTCACCTATCTAGACAATCCACGTCAGATCTCGCTCGACCGTCACGGTGTCTATGCCAATGTCATGCTCAAGAGCGATCCTGACAGCGCGCCGCGTCTCTTGCCTGAGCTGGAGCGAAGGTTGCGCCCGCAGCCAGACCTGGAGATTCACGTTGGCGGCAGCCCTGTCTTCTATGAGGATATTCAGTTTGTCAGCGAGCGAGATCTGCGACGAGCTGAGCTGCTGGCCTTTCCGTTTGCCCTCATTGCCCTGCTCCTGGTCTTTCGCTCTGTCATTGCCGCGCTTTTGCCCACCATCATCGGTGGTGGGGCGGTTATCGTGGCGCTGGCCACTATCTTTGGTCTGGGGCATCTCACCCCTCTATCGATCTTCGTCCTGAACATCACTACCCTGTTCGGCCTCGGTCTGGGAGTTGACTACTCCCTCTTCATGGTCAGCCGCTTCCGTGAAGAATTAGCGCGCGGTCGCACGCCGGGCGAGGCCGTGGCCGTCACTGTGGCCACCGCTGGGCGGGCTGTGACCTTCTCTGGTTTTACCGTCTCGATTGGCCTCTTCGGGCTGACGTTCTTCCGCATCAACATGCTCCGCTCGGTTGGTCTGGGTGGCATGCTGGTCGTTATGCTCTGCGTTGTAGCGGCTCTGACCCTGCTGCCGGCCATGTTGGCCATTCTAGGAACGCGCGTCAACGCCCTGCCTGTGCGCCTTTCCTGGCTATGGCGCTGGTGGCGTCAACGGCGGGCCGCGCAGGCGAGTGCAGAGACAGAAGAAGAAGAAGTAACTCTGGCTGGCGCGCGCAGCGCCCTCATTCAGCCACACCAGGGATTTTGGTATCGGCTATCACATCTGGTCATGCGCTATCCGCTGCGCTTCTTCTTCCCGGTCTTACTACTGCTCGTGGCCCTGGGCTTGCCCTTCCTGGCGGTTCGCTTTTCGGCGCCGGGGGCCTCGATCCTTCCTCAAGATGTCCCTTCACGCGCCTCCTACGACCTCTTGACCTCGCGTTTCAACGCGCGCGAGACGACGCCCATTCTGCTGGCTGTGCAGATGCAGGGCAACGTCCTGACGCCCAACAATATTGCCCTGCTCTATCGCTACGTCCAGCGCCTTGAGGCTGATCCGCGCGTGGCCCGTGTCGACAGCATCGTGAGCGCCGACCCACGTCTGACCTTACAGGAATATGAGCTGCTCTACACACACCCGCGGCTCATTGCTGATCCCTATGTGGCCGGTCTGCTCAAATCCTCGGTCGCGGGCAACCTGGCGCTGGTGACGGTCATCAGTAAGTATGACATGCTCTCGGAGCAGTCAGAGGAGTTGGTAGTAACTATTCGCAACACGCCGCCGGGGCCGGGTATGCATGTACTTGTCGCCGGGGGGAGCGCCAGCAACATCGATTACGTCGAGGCTCTCTACGGAGACTTTCCAAAGGCGGCGCTCATTGTGGCAGGCATCACCTATGTCGTGCTCCTGCTGCTCTTCCGCTCGGTGCTGCTGCCGCTCAAGGCCATCCTCATGAATACGCTTTCCATCCTGGCCAGCTATGGCGCCCTGGTCGTCATCTTCCAGGAGGGTTTCTTGCATCAGCTGCTCGGCTTCACGCCTCTCGGCTTCGTGGAAGCCTCCAGTCCCATTCTGCTCTTCTGCTCGCTCTTCGGCCTCTCGATGGATTACGAGGTCTTTCTGCTCTCCCGCGTGCAAGAAGCCTACTGGGAGAGCGGCGATAATACCCAGGCCGTAGCTCTTGGCCTGCAGCGCAGCGGAGGAATCATCACCAGTGCCGCGGCGATCGTCGTAGTGGTAAGCGCCTGCTTTGCTACCGCTGACATGATCCTCGTGAAGGCGCTCGGTCTGGGCATGGCCCTGGCCGTCATCAGCGATGCCACGCTCGTTCGAGGTCTGCTCGTGCCAGCAACCATGCGGCTTTTGGGTAATCTCAACTGGTGGCTACCGTTTGTCGGGGTCCAACGCCGGCCTACACTCCTGGCAGAAGAGGAGGCGGACCGCCGCCAGGCCAGGAGCGAGGGAGGCGCAGTAGTGAGCAGTGAGGAAGAGCGACACCCTTCTCCCCCGTCCCAGCAAGGAGGAAGGTTATGAGCACGCGGCCTCAGCGAGACTACCGTCCTGGGAAGCTGCTCTGTCTAGTGCTGGCGCTGCTGGCAGGGCTCAGTGGCTTGAGTGCCTGCGCCTTTCCGGGCATTCCTGCAACATCAGCGCAGCTGCCCGTGGTGCCGGCCGCAACGCAAGCGACGCCCTTGCCTCCCATTCGCCTGCCCCAGGATGAGGCACCGCATCAGGATCTCACCGAGTGGTGGTATTACACTGGTCATCTCCAGGCTCGCGCCAGCGACGGGAGTCTCCGGCGCTATGGCTTCGAACTGGTCTTTTTTCAGGTATTGCGCAGCGACCTGCCACCTGTCTATGCAGCTCACTTCGCCATTAGCGACATCAGCCGTGGCCAGTTCCACTTTGTCCAGCAGCGCGTCCTCCAGCTCGAACCCACCTCGGCGGGAGCGACCAGCCAGGGAGGCTTTCAGCTCCAGGTCGGCCCCTGGCGCCTGCAGGGCCGTAATGGGCAGGATCAGCTGGCGGCGGTCATGCCGGACTATGCCCTGCAGCTGCAGCTCCAGGCGCTCAAGCCGGTCGTCTTGCATAATGGCAACGGCCTGATCACCTATGGTCTGGCAGGCTTCTCCTACTATTACTCGCGCACCCGCCTGGCTGCCAGTGGCCTCCTGATTGATCACGGCCAGAGGCTGACTGTCACCGGCCTGGCCTGGATGGACCACCAGTGGGGCAACTTCCTCACTCTGGCTGGCAGCGGCTGGGATTGGTTCAGCCTGCAGCTCAATGATAACAGCGAGCTGATGCTCTATCTGATCCGCGATGCCAGCAAGCAGGTCATCTCTACCTATGTGAGCTTCATTGATGCTGCCGGGCAGGACCATCTCTTACCGGCCAGTGCTCTGCACGTGCAAACCCTGGCAACCTGGCTGAGCCCGGCAACCCATGCGCGCTACCCTTCTGGCTGGCAGATCACCATTCGCGATGCCCGCTTCTCTGCCCGGCTCATTCTTCAGCCGGAGCTGAAAGATCAAGAGCTGGTCACCTACCAATCGACCGGCAACGCCTACTGGGAAGGGGCCGTGAGCATTGCAGGGCAGAGCGATGGCCATCCTGTCAACGGGGAAGGATATGTTGAACTGACTGGCTATGCCCCTGCGTAATCCTTAACATCAAGACCTGAAGTGGAGAGAGGGAGGAACTGCCCCTACCCCGGAGAGCTGGCCCTCCCTCTCAAGACTTGTCGCCTGGCGCAGAATAGAGTAGACTGCTGCGGAGGGCCGGGGTTGGAAAGGACGCCCTGCTCAAAAGACCGTTCGGTTGGCTTGGGTGCGGCCCTGGTAGTACCTTCGGGCCAGAGCGAGCCAGATCTGCAGCTTACCAGAAACAGAACAAGGCGATGAATGCGGATGAATTTGCCGACTACTTGGGTCATCCTTTTGTGTTATACTGCTGATGATTGTGTAGAGAAAAAACTCCAGGCTGACTGTTCAAGAGGTGGTAGCCCGGTTCATTGTTGGGGGGAACAATGAAGGCAGGGACGCGCGTCTCCACGCTGGATGAATCTGCGATCGTCGAGCGTGTTGTTCGCATCATTTCGAGCGTCCGCGGCTCGAAACCCGACTATACCAGGCTTGCGGCAGAGCTGGCGCCGACCATCCCATTTGACGTTTTTGGCGTAGTCCTTCTAAGGCATGACCGACAAGCGGTGCGCGTAACGGTCTGCTGGCGGGGGGAGGGCGATGCCTGGCAAGCGCGCTACCATCAGCATCCGCTGCCCGAATCGCGGGCAGAGCAGGTGCTGAGACACCCCATTATGCTCGTCGAGAACTATCCGCAGGGAGCAGATGGGCCACCGGCGAAAGTCGGGGATGCTCTTAGCGGCCATCCCCAGTTGCGCTCGGCTGCCATTGTACCATTGGTCGTCGAAGATCGGGTGTTGGGCACCCTGGAGCTGGGGAGCTGTCAGCAGGGCACCTATGATGATCCCTCGCTCTGCCGCCTGTTAGAGGCGGTTGGGCGCGTCTTAGCGGCAGCTATCGAGGGTGTGCAGGTAGGTGGCAGTGCCCAGATTCAGGACCGGCAGCGGGAAGCGCTCAAGGCCGTCTCCAGTGCCCTGGCTTCGACGATGGATCTGGCCACCATCTTTCAGCGCATCGTCAGCGGCGTTGCCGAAGCGCTGCGCGTCTGGTCGGCGATCGTCACCATCGACCGCCGGGGCCAGCGAGGGGGCTTGCGCCTGGAAGCGCAGGCGGGTCTGGAGGCCCAAACCCTCGCGCGGATTATCGAGAGCGGGCAGGCCCTCAGCGAGCAGTGTATCATTGGCTACAGCCTGCTTCATCGCCAGCCACAATTTTCCAATGACATCGGCAGTGACCTGCGCTTCCCGGCCAGCCAGCCCCTCTATAGCCAGCTCAAGATTCGCTCTATCTTTGTTCACCCGCTGGTTACTGACTCCACCGTGTACGGGGCCTTACTGCTCTGCTCTGAAGAAGCGGGTGGATTTACACCGCTCAAAGTAGACATTCTCTCACTCTTTGCGAGCCAGGCCACCATTGCCATTCACAACGGCATGCTGCTCGAAGCGGTGCGCCGGCAGCAGCGTTTTCGGGAGATCATCACGCGACTCGAAACGACCCAGAGGCAGTGGAACGAAGAAACGGAGGAGCGTCTACTGGAGCAGGTGCGCAGCGAATGCGAGCGGACCTTTGGCATCAGCTTCATCAGTCTGTTGCGCTTCATTGCCGACTACCTGCTGGCCTGTCCTGAGCAGAATCTGCAGGCCCTCGTAAACGCTGTGCATCGACGTGGCCAGGTTGTTGGGGCCTCTTCCCCGATGCTGTCTGATGAACAGAGGATAGAGACGGCAGGTACGGAAGGGGTTGCTCAGGCGCAAGATCCCAGCGCTGCCCTGCTCACGCGCAGCGCTGAAGAAGCGCTTGAACGTGCCAGCATTCTGAGCGAGCTGAGCCGCCTGGTCCAACTCCATGAGCATCTGCCGGGCCATCTTACCGACGCCTGGTTTGCTGTTGATCTCAGTGGGCGCTGCATCTACATGAATCCAGCCGCGGAGAGCCTGTGCGGTGTCCGTCTGCAAGCTGGAGACAGCCGGCAGCTCGCTGAAATGTTTGCAACCCTCCTCGCTCTTGCACGCAATCGTGAGCAGCTAGAGCAATACCTTGGCCAATTTACCCAGGAACAGGCGCGGGCCTGGGAGCTGCGTTGTGCCTTTGCCAGCGAGCCTCCCCAAGAGGAAGCGACCAACAGAGCGGTGGGCAGCGATGA
The genomic region above belongs to Thermogemmatispora onikobensis and contains:
- the smpB gene encoding SsrA-binding protein SmpB yields the protein MTKQLARQATTKKPTQGDGKPIQVITVNRQAYHDYDVERTVEAGIALAGTEIKSIRAGKVNLRGAYAISRNGELWLEHMHIAPYEHGNIYNHDPLRPRKLLLHRREINQLLGKVSQKGMTLIPLKLYLKGGLAKVELGLCRGRKLYDKREAIAERDARREMERALRRR
- a CDS encoding MMPL family transporter — protein: MQKPRRSIFYALGQATVRARWLILLLWMLLALVALPFAPQAGQVLQPGGLLSPDAESQRALDLLTSKLHLNPTVVQVIFISQRYRADSPQFIQQMQQALAEVRSWSQVAGVVTYLDNPRQISLDRHGVYANVMLKSDPDSAPRLLPELERRLRPQPDLEIHVGGSPVFYEDIQFVSERDLRRAELLAFPFALIALLLVFRSVIAALLPTIIGGGAVIVALATIFGLGHLTPLSIFVLNITTLFGLGLGVDYSLFMVSRFREELARGRTPGEAVAVTVATAGRAVTFSGFTVSIGLFGLTFFRINMLRSVGLGGMLVVMLCVVAALTLLPAMLAILGTRVNALPVRLSWLWRWWRQRRAAQASAETEEEEVTLAGARSALIQPHQGFWYRLSHLVMRYPLRFFFPVLLLLVALGLPFLAVRFSAPGASILPQDVPSRASYDLLTSRFNARETTPILLAVQMQGNVLTPNNIALLYRYVQRLEADPRVARVDSIVSADPRLTLQEYELLYTHPRLIADPYVAGLLKSSVAGNLALVTVISKYDMLSEQSEELVVTIRNTPPGPGMHVLVAGGSASNIDYVEALYGDFPKAALIVAGITYVVLLLLFRSVLLPLKAILMNTLSILASYGALVVIFQEGFLHQLLGFTPLGFVEASSPILLFCSLFGLSMDYEVFLLSRVQEAYWESGDNTQAVALGLQRSGGIITSAAAIVVVVSACFATADMILVKALGLGMALAVISDATLVRGLLVPATMRLLGNLNWWLPFVGVQRRPTLLAEEEADRRQARSEGGAVVSSEEERHPSPPSQQGGRL
- a CDS encoding lipocalin-like domain-containing protein, with the translated sequence MSTRPQRDYRPGKLLCLVLALLAGLSGLSACAFPGIPATSAQLPVVPAATQATPLPPIRLPQDEAPHQDLTEWWYYTGHLQARASDGSLRRYGFELVFFQVLRSDLPPVYAAHFAISDISRGQFHFVQQRVLQLEPTSAGATSQGGFQLQVGPWRLQGRNGQDQLAAVMPDYALQLQLQALKPVVLHNGNGLITYGLAGFSYYYSRTRLAASGLLIDHGQRLTVTGLAWMDHQWGNFLTLAGSGWDWFSLQLNDNSELMLYLIRDASKQVISTYVSFIDAAGQDHLLPASALHVQTLATWLSPATHARYPSGWQITIRDARFSARLILQPELKDQELVTYQSTGNAYWEGAVSIAGQSDGHPVNGEGYVELTGYAPA
- a CDS encoding sensor histidine kinase, encoding MKAGTRVSTLDESAIVERVVRIISSVRGSKPDYTRLAAELAPTIPFDVFGVVLLRHDRQAVRVTVCWRGEGDAWQARYHQHPLPESRAEQVLRHPIMLVENYPQGADGPPAKVGDALSGHPQLRSAAIVPLVVEDRVLGTLELGSCQQGTYDDPSLCRLLEAVGRVLAAAIEGVQVGGSAQIQDRQREALKAVSSALASTMDLATIFQRIVSGVAEALRVWSAIVTIDRRGQRGGLRLEAQAGLEAQTLARIIESGQALSEQCIIGYSLLHRQPQFSNDIGSDLRFPASQPLYSQLKIRSIFVHPLVTDSTVYGALLLCSEEAGGFTPLKVDILSLFASQATIAIHNGMLLEAVRRQQRFREIITRLETTQRQWNEETEERLLEQVRSECERTFGISFISLLRFIADYLLACPEQNLQALVNAVHRRGQVVGASSPMLSDEQRIETAGTEGVAQAQDPSAALLTRSAEEALERASILSELSRLVQLHEHLPGHLTDAWFAVDLSGRCIYMNPAAESLCGVRLQAGDSRQLAEMFATLLALARNREQLEQYLGQFTQEQARAWELRCAFASEPPQEEATNRAVGSDESERHERRGGASQDNTSLDRYYLFTRHPVRDQHGQLKAYALQAHDITEQVRDEKNKLALLSSVSHDLRTPLTSIKAAITGLLEPGIVWDEETRREILSEVDSETDHLTVLINALIEMSRIEMGALTLEKEWCDMNELLNSALQRLERSLGRKPNICLYLQPPLPLLVHVDYAQMERVFYNLLENALRHNGLHEEIPVELEIVDGVLRGRILARGYQLPEGERERIFRTFYSVDPQGNGLSLAICRGVIEAHGGRIWIESSPGGGAAFVFALPVYSCGPGPGPAHSLPSPAGRLSEEQE